The Polyangiaceae bacterium genome includes a region encoding these proteins:
- a CDS encoding 50S ribosomal protein L25 gives MQLAKVAATHRKAAGKNKSRRMRLAGTIPAVAYGKGQPALAIAVSPKDLVGVLARPLGRNSPIELDVEGKETLTVLLTDYQYHPVSRELLHADFLKIALDAPVDVEVPLELTGKAKGVVEGGELRQVYRKVPVRCLPKDIPVKLVHDITELGLDHSLPVSALALPAGVSVRLPAEQTVAAVATMKKVVEEEAAATTAAAPGAAPAAGAAAPAAGAAPAKAEGKPEKK, from the coding sequence ATGCAGCTCGCCAAAGTCGCCGCCACCCACCGCAAAGCCGCCGGAAAGAACAAGTCGCGCCGCATGCGCCTCGCCGGCACCATTCCGGCCGTCGCCTACGGCAAGGGCCAGCCCGCGCTGGCGATCGCCGTCTCGCCCAAGGATCTGGTGGGCGTGCTCGCTCGGCCGCTCGGGCGCAACTCGCCCATCGAGCTCGACGTCGAGGGAAAAGAGACTCTGACCGTGCTGCTCACGGACTACCAGTACCACCCGGTGTCTCGTGAGCTGCTCCACGCCGACTTCCTCAAGATCGCCCTCGACGCGCCCGTCGACGTGGAGGTGCCGCTCGAGTTGACCGGCAAGGCCAAGGGCGTGGTGGAGGGCGGCGAGCTGCGCCAGGTCTACCGCAAGGTGCCGGTACGCTGCCTGCCCAAGGACATCCCGGTGAAGCTGGTTCACGACATCACCGAGCTCGGGCTCGACCACTCGCTGCCGGTGAGCGCGCTGGCGCTGCCGGCGGGGGTCAGCGTGCGCCTGCCTGCGGAGCAGACCGTCGCCGCCGTGGCCACCATGAAGAAGGTGGTCGAGGAAGAGGCCGCGGCTACCACGGCTGCCGCTCCGGGCGCCGCCCCGGCTGCTGGCGCAGCTGCTCCGGCGGCGGGTGCCGCGCCGGCCAAGGCTGAAGGCAAGCCCGAGAAGAAGTGA
- the pdhA gene encoding pyruvate dehydrogenase (acetyl-transferring) E1 component subunit alpha, translated as MTSAQESSIYDQVERDDDVVRVLGTDGSLDSQHDPGLSAEEAVHLYRHMLLTRMIDERLVTLQRQGRIGFHIGSLGEEAAIIGSAYAMRKQDWLFPCYREFGAALLRGMPLQRYVDNMFGNANDPVKGRQMPDHYTCKAAQFGSVSSPIGTQITQAVGFAWAAKIQKKDLVTLAYFGEGATSSNEFHNGLNFAGVFKTPTVFLCRNNGWAISVPTERQTATRTFAEKGIAYGIPSLRVDGNDLFAVIAVTRDAVRRASQGEGPTLIEAITYRMGGHSTSDDPTRYRDKTLLDPWHERDPLTRIKRYLDKQGLFTDAEEQKLKAEIDARLKDAVEIAEKTPAPALESLFEDVYEKLSWNLREQRDELLAGPRAPSAHH; from the coding sequence ATGACGTCAGCACAAGAGAGCAGCATCTACGATCAGGTCGAGCGCGACGACGACGTCGTACGCGTGCTCGGGACGGACGGCAGCTTGGACTCGCAGCACGACCCGGGGCTCTCCGCCGAGGAGGCCGTGCACCTGTACCGGCACATGCTCCTGACCCGCATGATCGACGAGCGCCTGGTGACCCTTCAGCGCCAGGGCCGCATCGGCTTTCACATCGGCTCTCTGGGCGAGGAGGCCGCGATCATCGGCTCGGCTTACGCGATGCGCAAGCAGGACTGGCTGTTCCCCTGCTACCGCGAGTTCGGCGCCGCGCTGCTGCGTGGCATGCCGCTCCAGCGCTACGTCGACAACATGTTCGGCAACGCCAACGATCCGGTGAAGGGCCGGCAGATGCCCGATCACTACACCTGCAAGGCCGCCCAGTTCGGCAGCGTGAGCTCGCCCATCGGGACGCAGATCACCCAGGCCGTGGGCTTCGCCTGGGCCGCCAAGATCCAGAAGAAGGATCTGGTGACCTTGGCGTACTTCGGTGAAGGCGCCACCAGCTCCAACGAGTTCCACAACGGGCTGAATTTCGCCGGTGTGTTCAAGACCCCGACCGTCTTCTTGTGCCGCAACAACGGCTGGGCCATCAGCGTGCCGACCGAGCGCCAGACCGCCACGCGCACCTTTGCCGAGAAGGGCATCGCCTACGGCATCCCCTCGCTGCGTGTGGACGGCAACGACCTCTTCGCGGTCATCGCGGTCACCCGCGACGCCGTGCGGCGCGCCTCCCAGGGAGAGGGCCCGACGCTGATCGAGGCCATCACCTATCGCATGGGTGGCCACTCCACCAGCGACGATCCGACGCGCTACCGCGACAAGACCTTGCTCGACCCCTGGCACGAACGGGACCCGCTGACCCGCATCAAGCGCTACCTGGACAAGCAGGGGCTGTTCACCGACGCGGAGGAGCAGAAGCTCAAGGCCGAGATCGACGCGCGCCTGAAGGACGCCGTCGAGATCGCGGAGAAGACACCGGCACCCGCCCTCGAGTCCCTGTTCGAGGACGTCTACGAGAAGCTCTCCTGGAACCTGCGCGAGCAGCGCGACGAGCTGCTCGCGGGCCCGCGCGCGCCCAGCGCGCATCATTGA
- a CDS encoding VWA domain-containing protein, which yields MNPSKLFLGVSLSVSLALGACSSANDSGGGSGAAGGFGGAGAGGSGGSGGIALGGSGGGLDIDGGGATGGGTGGGCSQAIDIVFSMDVSTSMGAFLNKLADEIEAVDKAVKALNLTAEPHYGLIVFVDDTLFANSSQPYADVLTLETDFKSWASFTSSNQQTAGGNANTTFPENSLDALYRAAKEFAWRPKETTLRLVIHTTDDTFVQGPTTHNGVQVLHNYPETVKQLQDQQVRVFGFASLLGGPFETDDVSQGWFTTVAGSPSIPDATGGGVYKLDDVMSGTVSLSDAIPAAVKDTYCKPYPTPK from the coding sequence ATGAATCCTTCGAAGCTCTTTCTGGGTGTGTCGCTCTCGGTCTCGCTGGCCCTCGGAGCGTGCAGCAGCGCCAACGACTCTGGCGGTGGCAGCGGCGCCGCCGGTGGCTTCGGCGGCGCGGGCGCCGGCGGCAGCGGTGGCAGTGGCGGCATCGCCCTCGGCGGCTCCGGCGGGGGCCTCGACATCGACGGCGGTGGCGCGACCGGCGGCGGCACCGGCGGCGGGTGCAGTCAGGCCATCGACATCGTGTTCTCGATGGACGTCTCGACCAGCATGGGCGCGTTCCTGAACAAGCTCGCCGACGAGATCGAGGCGGTGGACAAGGCCGTGAAGGCGCTGAACCTGACGGCCGAGCCGCACTACGGCCTGATCGTGTTCGTGGACGACACGCTGTTCGCCAACTCGTCTCAGCCCTACGCCGACGTGCTCACCCTCGAGACCGACTTCAAGTCCTGGGCCAGCTTCACCTCGAGCAACCAGCAGACCGCCGGCGGCAACGCCAACACCACCTTCCCGGAGAACAGCCTCGACGCCCTGTATCGCGCGGCCAAGGAGTTCGCCTGGCGCCCCAAGGAGACGACCCTCAGGCTGGTGATCCACACCACCGACGACACCTTCGTGCAGGGCCCGACCACCCACAACGGCGTGCAGGTGCTGCACAACTACCCCGAGACGGTGAAGCAGCTCCAGGACCAGCAGGTGCGCGTGTTCGGCTTCGCGTCGCTGCTCGGCGGCCCCTTCGAGACCGACGACGTGAGCCAGGGCTGGTTCACCACCGTCGCGGGCAGCCCCAGCATCCCGGACGCCACCGGCGGCGGCGTCTACAAGCTGGACGACGTGATGAGCGGGACGGTGTCGCTTTCGGACGCGATCCCGGCGGCGGTCAAGGACACCTACTGCAAGCCGTACCCGACGCCGAAGTGA
- a CDS encoding 2-oxo acid dehydrogenase subunit E2, whose protein sequence is MSNFEFKLPDIGEGVTEGEIVNWLIKEGDSVREDQEMVEVMTDKATVTIGAPKAGRVVRLGGKIGEIVPVGQVLVVIDLAGGGAAQPVATAPEAPTTPSPAKKDEGPAATAVGDIRETLPGMAAFASKKPAAAPAPSAGNGGYFNDKPLAAPATRKLAREMGVDLRHVAPSGPASRVTREDVERHAVRAKAPAPLIQMPVAEVSVHHAVTVVPEGEPRSVKKPEIVGPPRVAGDQRVPLRGLRKRIYENMARSKHTAAHFTYVDECDVGALKALRDRTRAFAERDGVKLTFLPFIVKAVVAALKRFPALNCLVDDTAGEMVLKGNYDVGVAAATEAGLIVPVVRNADRLSIIEIAAELERLAADARVSKSKKEDLGGSSFTITSLGKLGGLFATPIVNYPEVAILGVHEMKRRPVVKGDQIVIGEVMLLSLSFDHRIIDGHVGAAFAQEIIGLLEEPERLLVTMA, encoded by the coding sequence ATGAGCAATTTCGAGTTCAAGCTGCCCGACATCGGCGAAGGCGTGACCGAAGGCGAGATCGTCAACTGGCTGATCAAGGAGGGCGACAGCGTCCGCGAGGATCAGGAGATGGTCGAGGTCATGACTGACAAAGCGACCGTGACCATCGGCGCGCCCAAGGCCGGGCGCGTGGTCCGGCTCGGCGGCAAGATCGGCGAGATCGTGCCGGTGGGTCAGGTGCTGGTCGTGATCGATCTCGCGGGAGGCGGCGCGGCCCAGCCGGTCGCGACCGCTCCGGAGGCGCCCACCACGCCTTCGCCGGCCAAGAAGGACGAAGGCCCGGCGGCGACCGCCGTCGGCGACATCCGCGAGACGTTGCCCGGCATGGCTGCGTTCGCCAGCAAGAAGCCCGCGGCCGCGCCCGCACCCAGCGCCGGCAACGGCGGCTATTTCAACGACAAGCCCCTGGCCGCGCCGGCCACGCGCAAGCTCGCCCGGGAGATGGGCGTCGATCTGCGCCATGTGGCGCCGAGCGGGCCTGCCAGCCGCGTCACCCGCGAGGACGTCGAGCGCCACGCGGTGCGCGCCAAGGCGCCCGCGCCGCTGATCCAGATGCCGGTCGCCGAGGTCTCCGTCCACCACGCGGTGACGGTGGTCCCAGAGGGCGAGCCTCGCTCGGTGAAGAAGCCGGAGATCGTCGGTCCGCCGCGCGTCGCCGGCGACCAGCGCGTGCCGCTCAGGGGGCTGCGCAAGCGCATCTACGAGAACATGGCCCGCAGCAAGCACACCGCGGCCCACTTCACCTACGTGGACGAGTGCGACGTCGGCGCGCTCAAGGCGCTGCGCGATCGCACCCGGGCTTTCGCGGAACGCGATGGGGTCAAGCTCACGTTCCTGCCCTTCATCGTCAAGGCGGTGGTCGCAGCGCTGAAGCGCTTCCCGGCGCTGAACTGCCTGGTGGACGACACGGCTGGGGAGATGGTGCTCAAGGGCAACTACGACGTCGGCGTCGCGGCGGCGACGGAGGCCGGGCTCATCGTGCCGGTGGTGCGCAACGCCGACCGCCTCAGCATCATCGAGATCGCTGCGGAGCTCGAGCGCCTGGCGGCGGACGCCCGAGTGAGCAAGAGCAAGAAAGAGGACCTCGGCGGTTCCTCGTTCACCATCACGTCGCTGGGCAAGCTGGGCGGCCTGTTCGCGACCCCGATCGTCAACTACCCCGAGGTGGCCATCCTCGGCGTGCACGAGATGAAGCGACGCCCGGTGGTGAAGGGCGATCAGATCGTGATCGGCGAGGTGATGCTGCTCAGCCTGAGCTTCGATCACCGCATCATCGACGGTCACGTCGGGGCGGCCTTCGCGCAGGAGATCATCGGCTTGCTCGAAGAGCCCGAGCGCTTGCTGGTGACGATGGCGTGA
- the lipA gene encoding lipoyl synthase: MVGIRDPKPAWLKVKAPSGERYAALKQTFRQLDLNTVCEEARCPNVGECWGAGTATLMILGHTCTRGCRFCAVTTGNPRGAVDPREPEHVGRALSSIGLRYVVLTMVDRDDLLDGGAAHVAATIRALRRHQPELLVEALVGDFGGRKRDVDVVLDAAPDVFAHNIEVVRRLTPTIRDQRCDYDLSLEVLRHAKARAPARFVKSSLMVGIGEHDDEVEQTLADLRAAGVDVVTLGQYLRPSEKHAAVARYVEPERFEAWAAMGRALGFAHVAAGPLVRSSYHAAEAFLLAQLRPETSPEMAAKPPEPAAPAAFVPAARLARRPADG, encoded by the coding sequence ATGGTGGGGATCCGCGACCCCAAGCCGGCCTGGCTGAAGGTCAAGGCGCCGAGCGGCGAGCGCTACGCGGCGCTCAAGCAGACCTTCCGCCAGCTCGACCTGAACACCGTGTGCGAGGAGGCGCGCTGCCCCAACGTGGGGGAGTGCTGGGGCGCCGGCACCGCGACGCTGATGATCCTCGGCCACACCTGCACGCGTGGCTGTCGCTTCTGCGCGGTGACCACCGGCAACCCCCGCGGCGCCGTGGATCCCCGCGAGCCGGAGCACGTCGGAAGGGCGCTCTCCAGCATCGGGCTCCGCTACGTCGTGCTGACCATGGTCGACCGCGACGACCTCTTGGACGGGGGTGCCGCGCACGTGGCCGCGACCATCCGCGCGCTGCGCCGACACCAGCCGGAGCTCCTGGTCGAGGCCCTGGTCGGCGATTTCGGGGGCCGAAAACGCGACGTGGACGTAGTGCTGGACGCGGCGCCGGACGTGTTCGCCCACAACATCGAGGTGGTGCGCCGGCTCACTCCGACCATCCGCGACCAGCGCTGCGACTACGACCTCTCGCTCGAAGTGCTGCGTCACGCCAAGGCGCGGGCGCCAGCACGCTTCGTGAAGAGCTCGCTGATGGTGGGCATCGGCGAGCACGACGACGAGGTCGAGCAGACGCTCGCGGATCTGCGCGCGGCGGGCGTGGACGTGGTGACGCTGGGCCAATACCTCCGGCCCAGCGAGAAGCACGCCGCCGTGGCGCGCTACGTGGAGCCGGAGCGCTTCGAGGCCTGGGCGGCGATGGGCCGAGCGCTCGGCTTCGCGCACGTCGCGGCCGGCCCGCTGGTGCGCTCGAGCTACCACGCCGCCGAGGCCTTCCTCTTGGCCCAGCTCCGCCCCGAAACCAGCCCAGAAATGGCCGCGAAACCCCCCGAGCCGGCCGCCCCGGCGGCGTTCGTCCCGGCCGCGCGCCTGGCGCGCCGACCCGCTGACGGCTGA
- the rpsF gene encoding 30S ribosomal protein S6, giving the protein MTETTTAGPRAREYETIYIMRPSVAKEAAEKVAGRIEEVVGREGGKLTQVETWGRRALAYPVAKQRRGVYVYVKYWGGGALVNELERNLRMLDDVIKYQTVQTGGETELASVAVDPDAVKFEAIEAPPEDEQEYSLERELGLVDSPDAPPLRDDSYDEEAEVLAAVGDEEDDK; this is encoded by the coding sequence ATGACCGAGACCACGACCGCGGGCCCGAGAGCCCGCGAATACGAAACCATCTACATCATGCGACCGAGCGTGGCGAAGGAAGCCGCGGAGAAGGTCGCGGGCCGCATCGAAGAGGTGGTCGGGCGGGAAGGTGGCAAGCTGACCCAGGTCGAGACCTGGGGTCGGCGTGCGCTCGCCTACCCGGTCGCCAAGCAGCGTCGCGGCGTCTACGTGTACGTCAAGTACTGGGGCGGCGGCGCCCTGGTCAACGAGCTGGAGCGCAACCTCCGCATGCTCGACGACGTGATCAAGTATCAGACCGTACAGACCGGCGGCGAGACCGAGCTCGCCAGCGTCGCGGTGGATCCGGACGCGGTGAAGTTCGAGGCCATCGAGGCCCCGCCCGAGGACGAGCAGGAGTACTCGCTCGAGCGCGAGCTGGGTCTGGTCGACAGCCCGGACGCCCCGCCGCTGCGTGACGACAGCTACGACGAGGAAGCAGAAGTGCTCGCTGCCGTTGGCGACGAGGAGGACGACAAATGA
- a CDS encoding ribose-phosphate pyrophosphokinase, with translation MAVKRICLFTGNANPELAHEISRVLGSPLGEARVSRFSDGETFCEVRENVRGLDTYVVQPTSSPVNDNVMELLILCDALRRASAASITAVIPYYGYARQDRKVAPRTPITSKLVADVLVTAGVTRVVCVDLHAGQIQGFFNIPFDHLYALPVFLDDYLKLRFDAGACVISPDAGGVERARAYSKRLGASLAIVDKRRERANVSEVMNIIGDVEGLDCIIVDDIIDTAGTLCNAARALMDAGAKSVVACATHGVFSGPAIQRIQESALKEVVVTNSIAPSEEARACEKIKVLSIGRLLGEAIRRIHNSDSVSSLFV, from the coding sequence GTGGCCGTCAAGCGAATCTGCCTCTTCACCGGGAACGCGAATCCCGAGTTGGCGCACGAGATCTCCAGGGTCTTGGGCTCGCCGCTCGGTGAGGCTCGCGTGTCGCGCTTCAGCGACGGCGAGACCTTCTGCGAGGTGCGCGAGAACGTGCGCGGGCTCGACACCTACGTGGTCCAGCCGACCAGCTCGCCGGTCAACGACAACGTGATGGAGCTGCTGATCCTGTGCGACGCGCTCCGGCGCGCGTCTGCCGCTTCCATCACCGCCGTCATCCCGTACTACGGGTACGCCAGGCAAGACCGCAAGGTGGCTCCGCGCACGCCCATCACCAGCAAGCTGGTGGCGGACGTCCTGGTCACCGCCGGGGTGACCCGGGTGGTGTGCGTGGACCTGCACGCCGGTCAAATCCAGGGGTTCTTCAACATCCCGTTCGACCACCTGTACGCGCTGCCCGTGTTCCTGGACGACTACCTGAAGCTGCGCTTCGACGCGGGCGCCTGCGTGATCTCGCCGGACGCCGGTGGCGTCGAGCGTGCCCGCGCCTACAGCAAGCGCCTCGGCGCCTCGCTGGCCATCGTGGACAAGCGGCGCGAACGCGCGAACGTCAGCGAGGTGATGAACATCATCGGTGACGTCGAGGGGCTCGACTGCATCATCGTCGACGACATCATCGACACCGCGGGGACGCTGTGCAACGCGGCCCGCGCGCTGATGGACGCCGGCGCCAAGAGCGTCGTCGCCTGCGCCACGCACGGCGTGTTCAGCGGCCCTGCCATCCAGCGCATTCAGGAGTCCGCGCTGAAAGAGGTCGTCGTCACCAACTCCATCGCGCCCTCCGAAGAGGCGCGCGCCTGCGAAAAGATCAAGGTGCTCAGCATCGGGCGCCTGCTCGGCGAAGCCATTCGCCGCATCCACAACAGTGATTCCGTGAGCTCGCTCTTCGTGTGA
- a CDS encoding aminoacyl-tRNA hydrolase — protein sequence MILVVGLGNPGPRYADTRHNVGAMVVERAVERAGGGPWREKFSARLAPFSAGGASLLALLPQTYMNESGRSVQPCAAFYKLEPSSVLVVHDELDLPLGELRLKQGGGDAGHRGLGSVTRHLGQDYLRLRLGIGRPPPDFRGDVADFVLQAFAPHERATLDEVLARSVEAITLLASRGLPAAMNVINQRIPR from the coding sequence GTGATCCTCGTCGTCGGCCTGGGAAATCCCGGTCCGCGCTACGCCGACACGCGCCACAACGTGGGCGCGATGGTGGTGGAGCGCGCGGTCGAGCGCGCTGGCGGCGGCCCCTGGCGGGAAAAATTCAGCGCCCGATTGGCGCCGTTCTCGGCCGGCGGGGCGTCCTTGCTCGCGCTCTTGCCTCAGACCTACATGAACGAGTCCGGGCGCAGCGTTCAGCCCTGTGCCGCGTTCTACAAGCTCGAGCCTAGCTCGGTCTTGGTCGTCCACGACGAGCTGGACCTACCGCTGGGCGAGCTGCGCCTGAAGCAGGGTGGGGGGGATGCCGGACACCGAGGGCTCGGCTCCGTCACCCGGCACCTGGGCCAGGACTACCTGCGGCTGCGTCTCGGGATCGGCCGCCCACCCCCCGATTTTCGCGGTGACGTCGCAGATTTCGTGCTACAGGCGTTCGCCCCTCACGAACGGGCGACCCTCGACGAGGTGCTCGCACGGTCCGTCGAGGCGATCACGCTCCTGGCGAGCCGGGGCCTCCCGGCAGCGATGAACGTGATCAATCAGCGCATTCCGCGCTGA
- a CDS encoding tellurite resistance TerB family protein yields the protein MTDESLLGRVATKLSEPPSYAEPGQKGSILTVAAASFGSKPTTDDVTQPTGFDPEAAALFEAVVESAYLVANADGHFDDTERAAFEQVVVTACQGAVEEGQVHALIEDLADLVQEDGIDKRIEMVARTISKVDHQQEVLRVASLLAQVSGGVSDEERDVLVKLQRAFELDDAALARALSEAEGAFAE from the coding sequence ATGACCGACGAAAGCCTGCTCGGACGCGTCGCGACCAAGCTCAGCGAACCTCCGTCCTACGCGGAGCCAGGCCAGAAGGGGTCCATCCTCACGGTGGCCGCCGCGTCTTTCGGCAGCAAGCCGACCACGGACGACGTCACTCAACCGACCGGCTTCGACCCGGAGGCGGCGGCGCTGTTCGAGGCCGTGGTCGAGAGCGCGTACCTGGTGGCGAACGCCGACGGCCACTTCGACGACACCGAGCGTGCGGCCTTCGAGCAAGTGGTCGTCACCGCCTGTCAGGGCGCCGTGGAGGAGGGCCAGGTCCACGCCTTGATCGAGGATCTTGCCGACCTGGTGCAGGAGGACGGCATCGACAAGCGCATCGAGATGGTGGCTCGCACCATCTCGAAGGTCGATCACCAGCAAGAGGTGCTGCGGGTGGCCTCCCTCTTGGCGCAGGTCTCCGGCGGAGTCAGCGACGAAGAGCGCGACGTGCTGGTGAAGCTCCAGCGAGCCTTCGAGCTGGACGACGCCGCGCTGGCTCGCGCGCTGTCCGAGGCCGAGGGCGCCTTCGCCGAGTGA
- a CDS encoding alpha-ketoacid dehydrogenase subunit beta — protein MTQMNMVQAINDALRIAMRKDERVVVMGEDVGKVGGVFRVTSGLYDEFGDSRVVDTPLSEGGIIGAAVGMALYGMVPVPEIQFSDFIWPAYDQIVSEVAKYRYRSGGEYTSKMVIRTPVGGGIRGGHYHSQHPEAQFIHVAGLKVVCPSNPYDAKGLLLASIADPDPVLFFEPKRVYRAAKGDVPEGEYTVPLESAAVVREGSQVTVIAYGAMLYEALDAAQKAAEQGVDAEVVDLRTLWPVDIETIVSSVKKTGRLIIVHEAPKTCGFGSELVSLVVEKAFYHLEAPPVRVTGYDTPFPYTLEMEYLPLSHRILPAILETARAV, from the coding sequence ATGACGCAAATGAACATGGTTCAGGCCATCAACGACGCGCTGCGCATCGCCATGCGCAAGGACGAGCGCGTGGTCGTGATGGGGGAAGACGTGGGCAAGGTCGGCGGGGTGTTCCGCGTGACCAGCGGCCTGTACGACGAGTTCGGCGACAGCCGCGTGGTGGACACGCCGCTCTCCGAGGGTGGCATCATCGGCGCCGCCGTCGGCATGGCGCTCTACGGCATGGTCCCGGTGCCCGAGATCCAGTTCTCGGACTTCATCTGGCCGGCCTACGACCAGATCGTGAGCGAGGTGGCGAAGTACCGCTACCGCTCCGGCGGCGAGTACACCTCGAAGATGGTGATCCGCACCCCGGTGGGCGGAGGCATCCGCGGCGGGCACTACCACTCGCAGCACCCCGAGGCGCAGTTCATCCACGTGGCGGGGCTCAAGGTGGTCTGCCCGTCGAACCCTTACGACGCCAAGGGCCTGCTCCTGGCCTCCATCGCCGACCCCGACCCGGTGCTGTTCTTCGAGCCCAAGCGCGTGTACCGCGCCGCCAAGGGCGACGTGCCCGAGGGCGAGTACACCGTGCCGCTCGAGAGCGCGGCCGTCGTGCGCGAAGGCAGCCAAGTCACGGTCATCGCCTACGGCGCCATGCTCTACGAAGCGCTCGACGCTGCGCAGAAGGCCGCCGAGCAAGGCGTGGACGCCGAGGTCGTGGATCTGCGCACGCTCTGGCCCGTGGACATCGAGACCATCGTCTCGAGCGTGAAGAAGACCGGCCGCCTGATCATCGTGCACGAGGCGCCGAAGACCTGCGGCTTCGGCTCCGAGCTGGTGAGCCTGGTGGTCGAGAAGGCGTTCTACCACCTGGAAGCGCCGCCGGTCCGCGTGACGGGCTACGACACTCCGTTCCCGTACACGCTCGAGATGGAATACCTGCCGCTCTCCCACCGCATCCTTCCCGCCATCCTGGAGACGGCCCGCGCCGTCTGA
- a CDS encoding 30S ribosomal protein S18, with protein MKDKDRGSVPPPPGGEMAGAFRRARRRGCTYCSDEAQKIDYKDPQSLRYFVTERGKIVPRRISGACAKHQREIQVAVKRARNIALLPFTSN; from the coding sequence ATGAAGGACAAGGACCGAGGCTCCGTGCCGCCGCCTCCCGGCGGCGAAATGGCCGGCGCATTCCGCCGCGCGCGCCGTCGCGGCTGCACCTACTGCTCCGACGAGGCGCAGAAGATCGACTACAAGGACCCGCAGTCCCTGCGCTACTTCGTGACCGAGCGCGGCAAGATCGTGCCGCGTAGAATCTCGGGCGCGTGCGCCAAGCACCAGCGCGAGATTCAGGTCGCCGTCAAGCGCGCGCGCAACATCGCGCTCTTGCCGTTCACCTCCAACTGA
- a CDS encoding protein kinase: MAARLIDVDTEGRQLIDRYELVAEIASGGMATVFLARLTGVGGFQRLVAIKRLHPHLAGEKEFVDMFLDEARLAAGIHHPNVVPILEVGASPRGYYLVMEYIEGDTLARLLARAATSGERVPAPVVLRVVLDMLAGLHAAHELKDEMGQPTELVHRDVSPQNLLVGTDGVCRITDFGVARAATRLSGTRVGQLKGKIAYMAPEQALGHADIDRRADVFAGGIVLWEVLAGRRLFKAANEAGTLSRVLNDPISNLQAVAPDVDAALSEVAMKALERDRDKRFTTAAQFADALERAATQAGKLASPKELAQYVSSVLGDEIAQQRDAVRAWLARSEPSQVSPLSRGPISSSVSSAAMFVPREGDLTVAEPMSRSQVTMAAPAAPRRTGLYLAIGTLVVLLGGGGLFLLGRSSKSAPTSPAATAPVVVTPPAPSVEPAAPPSSAGPEPTPSAEPTPSASASQKKPARPTGGGKTGGGKGGDDLPSNPYR; the protein is encoded by the coding sequence ATGGCCGCGCGGCTCATCGACGTGGACACCGAGGGGCGCCAGCTCATCGATCGCTACGAGCTGGTCGCGGAGATCGCCTCCGGCGGCATGGCGACCGTCTTCCTGGCGCGCCTCACCGGCGTCGGAGGCTTCCAGCGCCTGGTCGCGATCAAGCGCCTGCACCCGCACTTGGCCGGCGAAAAAGAGTTCGTCGACATGTTCCTGGACGAGGCCCGGCTGGCCGCGGGCATCCACCACCCGAACGTGGTGCCCATCCTGGAGGTCGGCGCGAGCCCCCGCGGCTACTACCTGGTGATGGAGTACATCGAGGGTGACACGCTGGCGCGCCTGCTCGCGCGCGCCGCGACCTCCGGTGAACGCGTCCCAGCTCCCGTCGTGCTCCGGGTGGTGCTGGACATGCTGGCGGGCCTGCACGCTGCGCACGAGCTCAAGGACGAGATGGGCCAGCCCACGGAGCTGGTCCACCGCGACGTGTCGCCGCAGAACCTCCTCGTGGGCACCGACGGCGTTTGCCGCATCACGGACTTCGGCGTGGCGCGGGCCGCGACGCGCCTCTCTGGCACGCGGGTCGGGCAGCTCAAGGGAAAGATCGCCTACATGGCCCCCGAGCAGGCGCTCGGACACGCCGACATCGATCGTCGCGCCGACGTGTTTGCCGGGGGCATCGTGCTCTGGGAGGTGCTCGCAGGGCGGCGGCTGTTCAAGGCGGCGAACGAGGCCGGCACGCTCTCCCGCGTGCTGAACGACCCCATCTCCAACTTGCAGGCGGTGGCACCCGACGTGGACGCGGCGCTCTCGGAGGTCGCCATGAAGGCCCTCGAGCGCGACCGCGACAAGCGCTTCACCACCGCCGCGCAGTTCGCCGATGCCCTCGAGCGGGCCGCGACGCAGGCCGGAAAGTTGGCGAGCCCCAAGGAGCTCGCTCAATACGTCAGCAGCGTGCTCGGCGACGAAATCGCCCAGCAGCGAGACGCGGTGCGCGCATGGCTCGCGCGCAGCGAGCCGAGTCAGGTCTCGCCGCTGTCGCGCGGCCCGATCAGCTCCAGCGTCTCGAGCGCGGCGATGTTCGTTCCCCGCGAAGGCGACCTCACCGTCGCCGAGCCCATGTCGCGCAGTCAGGTCACGATGGCTGCACCGGCCGCGCCGCGCAGGACCGGCCTCTACCTCGCCATCGGCACCCTGGTCGTGCTCTTGGGAGGAGGCGGGCTGTTCTTGCTCGGTCGGTCCAGCAAGTCCGCGCCGACGAGCCCAGCCGCCACGGCTCCTGTCGTGGTGACGCCACCCGCGCCGAGCGTGGAGCCCGCGGCTCCGCCGTCGAGCGCGGGCCCGGAGCCGACGCCGAGCGCCGAGCCGACGCCGAGCGCCTCGGCGAGCCAGAAGAAGCCAGCGCGGCCCACCGGGGGCGGCAAGACCGGGGGCGGCAAGGGCGGCGACGACCTGCCCAGCAACCCGTATCGGTGA